Proteins co-encoded in one Chroicocephalus ridibundus chromosome 6, bChrRid1.1, whole genome shotgun sequence genomic window:
- the LOC134517139 gene encoding deleted in malignant brain tumors 1 protein-like codes for MQDAQVVCRQLGCGSPLGVMDYFPSSGSDWYMMTAVDCAGYEDYLWYCPYDYSSVCYNRDASVICSDSGLTVPPPTAPSSSSFTLPMSSTTGNGSCGGLLQGWSGSVQSPGYPNSYPNNARCVWHIQLPELDLRVELQFADVELEGSSCQYDAIEVYDGEYPGSPLLGKVCQNNHRVFKSSGYQMTILFRSDYSVTRRGFQAYYSSFPASSSTAAPSSSSFTPPVSSTTGNGSCGGLLQGWSGSVQSPGYPNSYPNNARCVWHIQLPELDLRVELQFADVELEGSSCQYDAIEVYDGEYPGSPLLGKVCQNNHRVFKSSGYQMTILFRSDYSVTRRGFQAYYSSFPASSSTAAPSSSSFTPPVSSTTGNGSCGGLLQGWSGSVQSPGYPNSYPNNARCVWHIQLPELDLRVELQFADVELEGSSCQYDAIEVYDGEYPGSPLLGKVCQNNHRVFKSSGYQMTILFRSDYSVTRRGFQAYYSSFPASSSTAAPGSTSSMPTVSTTSEDYSCGGLLSSPSGTLQSPFYPRNYPNNANCVWEIEVKNNFLVRLTFRDVQMEGGRCLSDYVEVYDGPLYTSPLLGKFCSGYGRTYKSSSNLLTVRFYSNSRYTYRGFQADYYSTPADQNTMLSCLPDYMRAVVSRYYLQSQGYSPWKLSLNDPSCKPNITSEYVIFDIPYTRCGTVREGNNNTITYSNLIRGSSSGTVITRTRNLHLRIHCKMLQNTWAEIMYVAEDNFEVNETQYGRYDVNLTFYHSAYFSWPVYDSPYYVNINQDLFLEAYLHSSDSNLVLFVDTCVASPTPHNFTTMTYDIIRNGCVRDSTYATYYSPYNHVVRFKFNAFQFIHYSPSVYLQCELVVCRAYDYSSRCYRGCITRSKREASSGQERVTVVAGPIRLREGGTEKP; via the exons ATGCAAGATGCCCAGGTTGTGTGCCGGCAGCTTGGCTGCGGCTCACCTCTTGGTGTGATGGACTATTTCCCTTCGAGCGGCTCGGACTGGTACATGATGACGGCAGTGGATTGTGCGGGCTATGAAGACTATTTGTGGTATTGCCCCTATGACTACAGCTCTGTCTGTTATAACAGGGATGCTTCTGTCATATGCTCAG ACTCGGGACTAACGGTGCCTCCGCCAACAG caccaAGCAGCTCCAGCTTCACTCTTCCCATGTCGTCAACCACAG GCAACGGCTCCTGCGGTGGCTTGCTTCAGGGCTGGTCTGGCTCAGTCCAGAGCCCGGGCTACCCCAACTCCTACCCCAACAACGCCCGCTGCGTGTGGCACATACAGCTGCCGGAGCTGGATCTCCGAGTCGAGCTCCAGTTTGCGGATGTCGA gctggaaggcagcagctgccagtaCGACGCCATCGAGGTGTACGACGGCGAGTACCCTGGGAGCCCACTGCTTGGGAAGGTTTGCCAGAACAACCATCGCGTCTTCAAGTCATCTGGGTACCAGATGACCATCCTGTTCCGCAGTGACTACAGCGTCACCAGGAGAGGTTTCCAGGCCTACTACTCCTCGTTTCCCGCCTCTAGCAGCACCGCGG caccaAGCAGCTCCAGCTTCACTCCTCCCGTGTCGTCAACCACAG GCAACGGCTCCTGCGGTGGCTTGCTTCAGGGCTGGTCTGGCTCAGTCCAGAGCCCGGGCTACCCCAACTCCTACCCCAACAACGCCCGCTGCGTGTGGCACATACAGCTGCCGGAGCTGGATCTCCGAGTCGAGCTCCAGTTTGCGGATGTCGA gctggaaggcagcagctgccagtaCGACGCCATCGAGGTGTACGACGGCGAGTACCCTGGGAGCCCACTGCTTGGGAAGGTTTGCCAGAACAACCATCGCGTCTTCAAGTCATCTGGGTACCAGATGACCATCCTGTTCCGCAGTGACTACAGCGTCACCAGGAGAGGTTTCCAGGCCTACTACTCCTCGTTTCCCGCCTCTAGCAGCACTGCGG caccaAGCAGCTCCAGCTTCACTCCTCCCGTGTCGTCAACCACAG GCAACGGCTCCTGCGGTGGCTTGCTTCAGGGCTGGTCTGGCTCAGTCCAGAGCCCGGGCTACCCCAACTCCTACCCCAACAACGCCCGCTGCGTGTGGCACATACAGCTGCCGGAGCTGGATCTCCGAGTCGAGCTCCAGTTTGCGGATGTCGA gctggaaggcagcagctgccagtaCGACGCCATCGAGGTGTACGACGGCGAGTACCCTGGGAGCCCACTGCTTGGGAAGGTTTGCCAGAACAACCATCGCGTCTTCAAGTCATCTGGGTACCAGATGACCATCCTGTTCCGCAGTGACTACAGCGTCACCAGGAGAGGTTTCCAGGCCTACTACTCCTCGTTTCCCGCCTCTAGCAGCACTGCGG caccaggTAGCACCAGCTCGATGCCCACCGTGTCAACAACCTCAG aagattACTCTTGTGGAGGCTTGCTTTCCTCTCCATCTGGGACATTACAGAGTCCATTTTACCCCAGAAATTATCCAAACAATGCTAACTGTGTTTGGGAAATAGAAGTAAAGAACAACTTCCTTGTCAGACTCACATTTAGAGATGTTCA GATGGAAGGTGGCAGATGCTTGTCTGACTATGTGGAAGTCTATGATGGGCCACTCTATACCTCTCCTCTGCTTGGGAAATTTTGTTCTGGTTATGGTCGCACGTACAAGTCTTCTTCAAACCTGCTGACTGTTCGGTTTTACAGTAACTCTCGATACACATACAGAGGGTTCCAGGCTGACTATTATTCCACTCCAGCAGATCAGAACACTA TGCTGTCGTGTTTGCCAGACTACATGCGTGCAGTTGTGAGCAGATACTACCTTCAGTCACAAGGCTACTCTCCTTGGAAACTCTCCTTGAATGACCCCTCTTGCAAACCCAACATTACATCAGAGTATGTTATATTCGACATACCATACACTCGCTGTGGCACAGTGAGAGAG GGAAACAACAATACAATAACCTATTCCAACCTTATTAGAGGATCCTCTTCTGGTACTGTCATCACAAGAACTAGAAACCTTCACCTGCGTATTCACTGCAAAATGCTCCAGAACACATGGGCAGAAATAATGTATGTTGCGGAGGACAATTTCGAAGTCAACGAAACTCAGTATGGCAGATATGATGTCAACCTTACATTTTATCATTCTGCGTACTTCTCATGGCCAGTGTATGACTCGCCATACTACGTTAATATCAACCAGGATTTGTTTCTTGAAGCTTACCTGCACAGCTCCGATTCAAACCTGGTGTTATTTGTGGACACATGTGTGGCGTCTCCCACTCCCCACAATTTTACAACAATGACCTATGATATAATCAGGAATGG gTGTGTTCGAGATTCTACCTATGCTACATATTATTCACCCTACAATCACGTGGTCCGGTTTAAATTCAATGCCTTCCAGTTTATTCATTACAGTCCATCGGTTTACCTGCAATGTGAACTAGTGGTGTGCAGGGCCTATGACTATTCTTCCAGATGCTACCGAGGCTGTATTACTAGGTCCAAGAGAGAGGCAAGCTCTGGCCAAGAAAGGGTGACTGTTGTGGCTGGGCCAATACGGCTTCGGGAAGGTGGTACCGAGAAACCTTGA